The following proteins are co-located in the Pontiella agarivorans genome:
- a CDS encoding sulfatase family protein — protein MKQRLFISILGLISISSLASEKPNVLIIYTDDQGYGDVSALNSESKIQTPNMDRLIREGINFTHGHSAGSACTPSRYGLLTGRYPWRTTLKNGVGGPDEPSMIAEDRLTLGEMLQENGYHTACIGKWHLGMRLPGEYGKRDWSQPILEGPLDRGFDYWFGIPISPKLVCAWFENRGLAPGAAEPGLLTYHKTNPGLGPRWRINKPYYTDLKDQPEETIQNKRFISEVAPDWEDDQLLTRFTDKAIEWIGEKTDDAKNGKPFFLYFSMTSPHEPVAPRNDFIGKSECAGYGDFVMETDYHIGRLLDYLDQQGLRDNTLILFSSDNGPEGTWKGRLKEFDHDSSGVLRDGKRSHYEGGHRVPFVIRWPAVIKGGRIWNKPVCQVDMMATIADIIGIKLPENYAEDSQSFADVLTHPSSGFERMPLIATNNKTGQFAITEGKWKLVMSYGKKTCELYDLIADIGEKKNVIDRHPEVAQMLEAKLTDMVCNGRSTKGPRLSNDTGWWPSITWMTPEEYKARHPEGDPVEMAAGKKKK, from the coding sequence ATGAAACAGAGACTCTTTATTTCTATTTTGGGGCTGATATCGATCTCCAGCCTGGCATCTGAAAAACCGAATGTGTTAATTATCTATACCGATGATCAGGGCTATGGCGATGTCAGTGCCCTGAATTCTGAATCCAAAATTCAGACACCGAATATGGATCGGCTGATCCGGGAAGGGATTAACTTCACACATGGGCATTCTGCAGGATCGGCATGCACACCGTCGCGTTATGGCTTGCTGACGGGGCGCTATCCATGGCGGACGACGCTCAAAAACGGAGTGGGCGGCCCGGATGAACCCTCCATGATTGCCGAAGATCGTCTGACACTCGGGGAGATGCTTCAGGAAAACGGTTACCACACGGCCTGCATCGGTAAGTGGCATCTGGGGATGCGTCTGCCGGGCGAGTACGGAAAACGTGACTGGTCTCAGCCGATTCTGGAGGGGCCGTTGGATCGTGGATTTGATTATTGGTTTGGTATTCCCATTTCGCCGAAACTGGTGTGTGCCTGGTTTGAGAACCGCGGGCTGGCACCGGGAGCGGCAGAGCCGGGCCTGCTGACCTATCATAAAACGAATCCCGGTCTCGGGCCGCGCTGGCGTATCAATAAACCGTATTACACGGATTTGAAGGATCAGCCGGAGGAAACCATCCAGAACAAGCGGTTTATCAGCGAAGTTGCTCCCGACTGGGAAGATGATCAGTTGCTCACCCGCTTCACTGATAAAGCAATAGAGTGGATCGGTGAAAAGACGGATGATGCCAAAAACGGAAAACCGTTTTTCCTCTATTTTTCCATGACGTCTCCGCATGAGCCGGTGGCGCCGCGGAACGATTTTATCGGCAAAAGTGAGTGTGCCGGATATGGCGACTTTGTGATGGAGACCGATTATCACATCGGACGTCTGCTGGATTATTTGGATCAGCAGGGGCTGCGGGATAATACGCTGATTCTTTTTTCCAGCGATAACGGTCCGGAGGGCACATGGAAAGGTCGTCTCAAGGAGTTTGATCACGACAGCAGCGGGGTGCTTCGAGATGGAAAACGTTCGCACTATGAAGGTGGACATCGCGTTCCTTTTGTCATTCGCTGGCCTGCCGTTATCAAGGGCGGGCGCATCTGGAACAAACCGGTTTGTCAGGTGGATATGATGGCGACGATCGCGGATATCATCGGCATAAAGCTTCCGGAAAATTATGCCGAAGACAGCCAGAGTTTTGCTGATGTTCTGACTCATCCCTCTTCCGGGTTTGAGCGCATGCCGCTCATCGCCACGAATAACAAAACAGGACAGTTTGCAATCACCGAAGGCAAATGGAAGCTGGTGATGTCTTACGGAAAAAAGACGTGCGAACTTTACGATTTGATCGCTGATATCGGGGAAAAGAAAAATGTAATCGACCGTCATCCGGAGGTCGCACAGATGCTGGAAGCCAAATTGACCGACATGGTTTGCAACGGGCGCTCAACCAAGGGGCCGCGCCTTTCGAACGACACGGGCTGGTGGCCGTCGATCACCTGGATGACGCCTGAGGAATATAAAGCCCGCCATCCGGAGGGAGATCCCGTCGAAATGGCTGCAGGAAAAAAGAAAAAATGA
- a CDS encoding LuxR C-terminal-related transcriptional regulator yields MGYVKKEVADKLNLSYRTITTYAENIYKKLQVPNIAAAVATALYVVILLPSFSNMVFQQTIGPFIICNLL; encoded by the coding sequence ATGGGCTATGTCAAAAAAGAAGTCGCCGACAAACTAAACCTCAGCTACCGAACCATAACGACGTATGCCGAGAACATTTACAAAAAGCTTCAAGTTCCGAACATTGCCGCGGCTGTTGCGACCGCCCTATATGTTGTAATACTGCTCCCATCCTTTTCGAACATGGTCTTTCAGCAAACGATTGGCCCATTCATTATTTGTAATCTGCTTTGA
- a CDS encoding 3-keto-disaccharide hydrolase, giving the protein MKFIGIMVALGAVLTGAYATEFGTVPDSYTGIWSGRWTVAGKSSEVHAHVVRYKDRYEVKLRPKPDSRLKPLAGFHFLAETLKPVESMELNILDDAMSGTVNGAEFDLKRVNFKPSPTLGKKAPEDAVVIFDGSGVDALKSAIGKREIGWKLVEGGAIEVSGKDKGKKFKQDIRTRAEFGDYELHAEFKLPYMVDQVGQQRANSGIFHYGLYETQVLDSFGLYGKYDEAGGIYKIREPDSNAVYPPGLWQTYDVIARAARFDAQGKKIKDVRLTVRLNGVLIHEDVAGDFSKLTKRTAARGEHPTGPIIFQDHANPVQYRNIWVRPL; this is encoded by the coding sequence ATGAAGTTTATAGGAATTATGGTGGCCCTCGGGGCCGTCTTGACGGGGGCGTATGCAACAGAGTTCGGAACGGTTCCGGATTCATATACAGGCATTTGGTCGGGCCGGTGGACGGTGGCGGGAAAGTCGAGTGAGGTGCATGCCCATGTGGTTCGCTATAAAGATCGTTATGAGGTTAAGCTGAGGCCGAAGCCGGATTCGCGGCTGAAACCGTTGGCTGGTTTTCATTTTCTGGCGGAAACATTGAAGCCGGTGGAATCCATGGAATTGAATATTCTGGATGATGCCATGTCCGGCACGGTCAACGGTGCGGAATTTGATCTGAAGCGCGTGAATTTTAAACCTTCGCCAACTCTGGGAAAAAAAGCGCCTGAAGATGCCGTCGTCATTTTTGATGGTTCCGGAGTGGATGCGCTGAAGTCTGCGATCGGTAAGCGTGAAATCGGCTGGAAGCTGGTTGAGGGCGGCGCGATCGAAGTCTCGGGAAAAGACAAAGGTAAAAAGTTTAAGCAGGATATTCGGACCCGGGCGGAATTTGGAGATTATGAACTGCATGCGGAATTCAAGCTGCCGTATATGGTTGATCAGGTGGGGCAGCAGCGTGCAAACAGCGGCATTTTTCATTACGGCCTGTATGAAACGCAGGTGCTTGACAGTTTCGGGCTGTACGGAAAATACGATGAGGCGGGCGGAATTTATAAAATCCGGGAGCCGGACTCGAATGCGGTTTATCCGCCCGGTCTGTGGCAGACTTATGATGTGATTGCCCGGGCAGCGCGATTCGATGCACAGGGTAAAAAGATTAAAGATGTTCGTTTAACGGTGCGTTTGAACGGAGTGCTTATTCATGAAGATGTGGCAGGCGATTTTTCCAAGCTGACTAAACGAACGGCGGCCCGGGGAGAGCACCCAACGGGACCGATCATTTTTCAGGATCATGCCAATCCGGTCCAGTACAGGAATATCTGGGTCCGGCCTTTATAA
- a CDS encoding PQQ-binding-like beta-propeller repeat protein, producing MNKKSIFVLVSLIAVVTTDAVAKKSRRSARDSNSLSTKGRAPLVSHDTGYTIMKVRSAETGAGEIMVAGSYEGTVLGVDYDGSVLWTNALSGFMIHDMWCADITETADDEILVANADGTIYCLDAATGAQLWQFLPNDGGHLTPMYAVCSVKDDDGTPYVVCGAFDRNIYYVRADGTLAKTVESVTYSKERPWKEPFRSKAGFAHNANFLRPVPQADGSEHLALVGTCNHMQARGSIYLFEALADRPYGRYPVELTDMVGDFRVCDPDGDGTAELLLGSSSLGNQGISRFDLDSKSYQEYTLPRKMGASSYRVTQVETIPKGDDFQYLMLCGTHIVLRDDLNSTDQTPPEMLGGTYAYNDLWKDDAGRLILASSQSGGSCLHVIDPRTPGWKEAFSNLKPPGKIAEILKMTADVRARLATFKKPAWERDPVEVVLTQANPDHPVAKQIAANYNSPVFLKYLWNNHVQDPADWDRETVLKNNPSYLKKRDRRKKYDWTQEQVIADISTEYDGAAGVSMWAGHGTDPYYYSPATLRGLVDAADKKPTVFIWPEMNGSSEAFEAVMDHLFYPLADYMRGKNAHIYVRNKNVFWQGAVYLPAWAGILSGAYSDIFTSGLEETTDKTQDLSVAGRMGLWVSGALDSWGMRCSRDNPSFDRQRQHSYQRLPNHFLRNMVYNMAGGATFLNCTYVDADYMSLAWELVAKGALYIPKREEIVSFSPVHLSMKDPDHHYLEDAEESKWTVFYDQEFEQNNPFVFSRMNGSWPGAPVTPWDFSSYASGVKDRRQNFLPPYPKGLVLITPPQHGVFADTKAPRGAMTDHLHPMYRTILQEFITDGRHYYAPDGSATYPADRYYKNVSDAIEAGAQQLPITVSGDVAWVCAQTDERHLRLTLVDSGYLNPKARKACVHFNSVVPVKVTNVLSRNVLELNSPSQTQIHVPVGGFCFIDIELQEPFFPDNG from the coding sequence ATGAATAAAAAAAGTATTTTTGTTTTGGTGAGCTTGATTGCGGTGGTTACGACGGACGCAGTGGCCAAGAAGTCCCGTCGTAGCGCGCGGGATTCGAATTCATTATCGACCAAGGGCCGTGCGCCGTTGGTGAGCCACGATACCGGATACACGATCATGAAGGTGCGTTCGGCGGAGACAGGAGCCGGAGAAATTATGGTGGCCGGATCGTATGAAGGCACTGTACTTGGAGTTGATTATGACGGTTCTGTGCTGTGGACCAACGCGTTGTCCGGATTCATGATTCATGATATGTGGTGCGCGGATATCACCGAAACTGCGGACGATGAGATTCTGGTGGCCAATGCCGATGGAACCATCTACTGCCTCGATGCAGCCACTGGCGCGCAGTTGTGGCAGTTTTTGCCGAATGACGGCGGTCACCTCACCCCCATGTATGCCGTTTGTTCAGTGAAAGATGATGATGGAACACCGTATGTGGTTTGCGGTGCCTTTGACCGGAATATCTACTATGTGCGGGCGGATGGAACGTTGGCAAAAACAGTGGAGTCTGTCACTTATTCCAAAGAGCGGCCGTGGAAGGAGCCGTTTCGCTCGAAGGCCGGATTCGCGCATAATGCCAATTTCCTTCGCCCGGTTCCGCAGGCGGATGGGTCGGAACATCTGGCCCTTGTCGGAACCTGTAATCATATGCAGGCGCGGGGCAGTATCTACCTTTTTGAAGCGCTTGCTGATCGGCCGTATGGTCGGTATCCGGTGGAATTGACGGATATGGTGGGTGATTTTCGGGTATGCGATCCGGATGGAGATGGTACCGCAGAGCTTTTGTTGGGATCGTCCAGTTTAGGCAATCAGGGGATCAGTCGTTTTGATCTGGATAGCAAATCCTATCAGGAATATACGCTGCCCAGAAAAATGGGAGCCAGCAGTTATCGCGTGACGCAGGTGGAAACGATTCCGAAGGGCGATGACTTTCAGTATCTGATGCTTTGCGGAACCCATATTGTGCTGCGTGACGACCTGAATTCCACAGACCAAACCCCGCCGGAAATGCTGGGAGGAACCTATGCCTATAATGATTTGTGGAAAGATGATGCCGGCCGTTTGATTTTGGCCAGTTCACAAAGCGGCGGCAGTTGTCTGCACGTGATTGATCCGCGAACACCGGGTTGGAAAGAGGCGTTTTCCAATTTGAAACCGCCCGGAAAAATTGCGGAGATTTTAAAGATGACCGCTGATGTTCGGGCCCGGTTAGCCACGTTTAAAAAGCCGGCCTGGGAGCGCGATCCGGTGGAAGTGGTCCTGACGCAGGCGAATCCGGATCACCCTGTTGCGAAGCAGATTGCCGCAAATTACAACAGTCCCGTGTTCCTGAAGTACCTGTGGAATAATCATGTGCAGGATCCGGCAGATTGGGATCGTGAGACGGTGCTGAAGAATAACCCTTCCTATCTGAAAAAACGCGACCGCCGCAAAAAATATGACTGGACGCAGGAACAGGTCATTGCGGATATTTCGACAGAATACGACGGGGCGGCCGGGGTCTCTATGTGGGCTGGGCATGGAACGGATCCGTACTATTACAGTCCGGCGACGTTGCGTGGACTGGTTGATGCCGCAGACAAAAAGCCGACGGTCTTTATTTGGCCGGAAATGAACGGCTCCTCGGAGGCTTTTGAAGCGGTGATGGATCATCTGTTTTATCCGCTGGCGGATTATATGCGCGGTAAAAATGCCCATATTTATGTACGGAACAAGAATGTTTTCTGGCAGGGCGCGGTTTATCTGCCGGCATGGGCCGGGATTCTCAGTGGTGCGTATTCGGATATTTTTACATCCGGGCTGGAGGAGACAACCGATAAAACGCAGGACCTAAGTGTGGCGGGTCGTATGGGGCTGTGGGTCAGTGGCGCGCTGGATTCCTGGGGTATGCGCTGTTCGCGTGATAATCCGAGTTTTGACCGTCAGCGTCAGCATTCCTATCAGCGCCTGCCTAACCATTTTCTGCGGAACATGGTCTACAATATGGCCGGGGGAGCAACCTTTCTCAACTGCACCTATGTGGATGCGGATTATATGAGTCTGGCCTGGGAACTGGTGGCCAAAGGGGCACTGTATATTCCTAAACGCGAAGAGATCGTAAGTTTTTCTCCGGTGCATTTGAGCATGAAAGATCCGGATCATCATTATCTGGAAGATGCGGAAGAGAGCAAATGGACGGTTTTCTATGATCAGGAATTTGAGCAGAACAATCCCTTTGTGTTCAGTCGGATGAATGGATCCTGGCCGGGCGCGCCGGTGACTCCATGGGATTTTTCGAGCTATGCGTCCGGCGTGAAGGATCGGCGTCAGAATTTCCTCCCGCCGTATCCGAAGGGCTTGGTTCTGATCACCCCGCCGCAGCACGGGGTCTTTGCTGATACGAAAGCACCCCGTGGTGCTATGACGGATCATTTGCATCCGATGTACCGCACCATCCTGCAGGAGTTTATCACGGATGGGCGGCATTATTATGCGCCCGATGGTTCTGCAACCTATCCCGCGGACCGCTATTATAAAAACGTATCCGATGCCATCGAAGCCGGCGCGCAGCAGTTGCCGATAACGGTATCCGGTGATGTCGCCTGGGTTTGTGCACAGACAGATGAACGTCATCTGCGTTTAACACTGGTGGATAGTGGGTATCTGAATCCAAAGGCCCGCAAGGCGTGCGTGCATTTTAATTCCGTCGTTCCGGTCAAGGTGACCAATGTATTGTCGCGAAATGTGTTGGAGTTGAATTCACCGTCACAAACTCAGATTCACGTTCCGGTAGGCGGGTTTTGCTTCATTGATATTGAACTTCAGGAGCCGTTTTTTCCGGATAATGGTTAA
- a CDS encoding Gfo/Idh/MocA family protein: MNNNLKRRGLLKGAAALTAGGFAVPNISIGQGGDEKLNVACIGIGNKGSDAVQMSKQENLVALCDVDWRADKALYRKRSPAASFEANPQAEKFKDYREMLDVMGDKIDVVCVATPDHSHFAATLAAMEKGKHVFVQKPLTHNIWQLRTLQKAAHKYGVQTVMGNQGHTSEAIRLIVEWVQAGILGEVREVHCWTDRPRKPWFIKPTAIPPATGPVPEGLDWDLWQGPVPERDYSAEYVPKLWRGWWDYGVGALGDIGCHTLDAPFWALNLGMPTAVDIELDEPVNMDYTVNGAHVTYHFAARGDLPPVKVHWYEGARRPPVLPGMAKLPKGGGMYMVGSEETLYAPGIRPESPQLWPRENMMKYKDILKLRPLPRVNMDPVHELFRAVKGGPKPGSNFDYAAPLTEMVLLGGLAIRTGKRIEWDAKQMKITNHPELNAFVKEPVRKGWEYGEDLWKA; encoded by the coding sequence ATGAATAATAATTTGAAGCGAAGAGGTTTACTGAAGGGTGCGGCGGCTTTGACAGCCGGCGGTTTTGCTGTCCCGAATATTTCCATTGGTCAGGGGGGGGATGAAAAACTGAATGTGGCCTGCATTGGAATCGGCAATAAAGGCTCCGATGCCGTTCAAATGAGCAAACAGGAAAATCTTGTCGCTCTTTGCGATGTCGACTGGCGTGCTGATAAGGCGCTGTATCGAAAACGGAGTCCGGCCGCTTCTTTTGAAGCCAATCCCCAGGCTGAAAAATTTAAAGACTATCGCGAGATGCTCGACGTTATGGGGGATAAGATTGATGTCGTTTGTGTGGCCACACCGGATCATTCTCATTTTGCTGCGACGCTGGCGGCTATGGAGAAGGGGAAACATGTCTTTGTGCAGAAACCGCTGACTCATAATATATGGCAGTTGAGAACGCTGCAGAAGGCGGCGCATAAATACGGTGTGCAAACCGTTATGGGGAATCAGGGACACACCTCTGAAGCCATACGTTTGATTGTTGAATGGGTACAGGCGGGCATTCTAGGAGAAGTCCGTGAAGTGCATTGCTGGACTGATCGCCCGAGAAAACCCTGGTTTATCAAGCCAACGGCTATTCCTCCGGCAACCGGTCCGGTGCCGGAAGGACTCGACTGGGATCTGTGGCAGGGCCCGGTGCCGGAGCGCGACTACAGTGCGGAATATGTGCCGAAACTCTGGCGGGGTTGGTGGGACTATGGTGTGGGGGCGCTGGGCGACATTGGCTGCCACACACTCGATGCACCATTCTGGGCGCTGAATCTCGGTATGCCTACGGCCGTGGATATTGAATTGGATGAGCCGGTTAATATGGATTACACGGTTAACGGGGCTCATGTTACGTATCATTTTGCCGCACGCGGTGATTTACCTCCGGTTAAAGTTCACTGGTATGAAGGGGCGCGACGTCCGCCTGTATTACCGGGGATGGCCAAACTGCCTAAAGGCGGGGGAATGTATATGGTGGGTTCTGAAGAAACACTTTATGCACCGGGTATTCGTCCGGAAAGTCCGCAGCTCTGGCCGCGTGAAAACATGATGAAATATAAAGATATTTTGAAACTGCGTCCGTTGCCGCGTGTGAATATGGATCCCGTTCATGAGTTGTTCCGTGCAGTCAAGGGCGGCCCGAAACCCGGCTCGAACTTTGATTATGCCGCGCCGCTCACAGAGATGGTGTTGCTGGGAGGTCTCGCGATCCGTACCGGGAAACGTATTGAATGGGATGCGAAGCAAATGAAGATTACCAATCATCCCGAGTTAAATGCCTTCGTTAAAGAACCCGTTCGCAAGGGGTGGGAATACGGCGAAGATCTCTGGAAGGCATAG
- a CDS encoding Gfo/Idh/MocA family protein gives MATLGAATGYSLIPGKVMGANGKVNVAAIGLGGRGNNLLQSMRQTGICNMVAICDVALGSESTSNTIKRFPDAKQFTDYRVMFDKMANEIDAVIVCVPDFSHFPATMMAMGLGKHVYVEKPMARTFQEVELMMKAAEKYGVVTQMGNQGHSENNLYQFKAWVEAGIIKDVTHVDAYMNKGRRWHPWGDVTGYPPGEQLPAELNWDLWQGTSPEFHEYSKKYHPGNWRGWHQYGTGCFGDWGAHILDTIHQFLDLGLPEKISAKHLVGRNDFIFPLESTINFAFPARGAMPAMDIDWYDGQKNMAPVPEEFAGRKVNKPGKFIYSKEMIFQGGSHQSTLQIVPYEKMRELLVAGALPREFGKHSDHYENFLRACRGDEKTNSPFSVAGPLTQMLVLGCIAQRLGGELEFDRESKQITNNEWANRLLKDHVRKGWEQYYNI, from the coding sequence ATGGCGACGCTCGGAGCAGCAACGGGGTATTCCCTTATCCCCGGTAAAGTTATGGGGGCAAACGGGAAAGTAAATGTGGCGGCCATCGGTTTGGGCGGGCGGGGGAATAACCTGTTGCAGTCTATGCGCCAGACCGGGATCTGTAATATGGTCGCGATCTGCGACGTGGCACTTGGAAGTGAGTCGACATCCAACACAATTAAACGTTTCCCAGATGCGAAGCAATTCACTGATTATCGGGTAATGTTTGACAAGATGGCGAATGAGATTGATGCCGTCATTGTCTGTGTGCCCGATTTTTCACATTTTCCAGCAACCATGATGGCCATGGGTCTGGGCAAACACGTTTATGTTGAAAAGCCGATGGCGCGGACGTTTCAGGAAGTAGAACTGATGATGAAGGCCGCAGAAAAATATGGCGTCGTGACGCAGATGGGGAATCAGGGACATTCCGAGAATAACCTGTATCAGTTTAAGGCCTGGGTGGAGGCGGGTATTATCAAGGATGTTACGCATGTGGATGCCTATATGAATAAAGGGCGACGTTGGCATCCATGGGGGGACGTGACGGGCTATCCGCCGGGTGAGCAATTGCCAGCTGAACTGAATTGGGATCTCTGGCAGGGCACATCGCCAGAATTCCATGAATACAGTAAAAAATACCATCCCGGAAATTGGCGCGGCTGGCATCAGTATGGAACGGGATGCTTCGGGGATTGGGGGGCGCATATTCTGGATACGATTCATCAGTTCCTTGATTTGGGACTTCCTGAAAAAATATCGGCCAAACACTTGGTTGGCCGTAACGATTTTATCTTTCCTTTGGAATCAACCATCAACTTTGCTTTTCCTGCCCGCGGCGCCATGCCGGCCATGGATATTGATTGGTATGATGGTCAGAAAAATATGGCTCCTGTTCCTGAAGAATTTGCGGGACGAAAGGTCAATAAACCCGGCAAGTTTATCTACTCGAAAGAAATGATCTTTCAAGGGGGCAGTCATCAGTCAACGCTCCAGATTGTGCCGTATGAAAAGATGCGTGAATTGCTGGTTGCCGGGGCACTTCCTCGCGAATTTGGAAAGCACTCGGACCACTATGAAAACTTTTTGCGGGCGTGTCGCGGCGATGAAAAAACCAATTCTCCGTTTTCAGTGGCTGGGCCGCTTACGCAAATGCTTGTGCTTGGTTGCATTGCGCAACGTCTGGGCGGAGAACTGGAATTCGATCGTGAATCAAAGCAGATTACAAATAATGAATGGGCCAATCGTTTGCTGAAAGACCATGTTCGAAAAGGATGGGAGCAGTATTACAACATATAG
- a CDS encoding sulfatase-like hydrolase/transferase, producing MKIMLSFLGLVSASCLAGTKPNVVIIMADDLGAESIGCYGTTGFLTPNIDRLAEQGAILNNAYGTPSCSPSRSMILTGLYTNRSGILERLGKGTPNRLPAHIPTFGDLFKDHGYKTAISGKWHLGGFDLYPNQPVEHGFDDYFLFSDYYEGVEYERYRDPVIYADGRSKTYEGLYGPDLFCDRICTFMEENKEHPFLAYYPMVLTHKPFHKPPRLGGEIKHNLPDDCGNDNDSFGLMVSYADLMVGRILDKLDELGIADHTIVIFTADNGTPAAITSHMGDLEVQGGKLHLKESGWRIPYIIRWPGRVPPGLRESFFTHADLFPTLAGLTGLSMTYTVDGMDLSHNLFGTPGKDRDFVYLGWEGGLYMVRDQRFEIHENGTFYRVPVSSSAARYSEHKVDPAAFPEAYERLNGAMREYMKVTQIDDSYTIIPFKGHKKFRVNTASKAGKISTKRGASENHPKQAP from the coding sequence ATGAAAATAATGCTATCGTTTCTCGGTCTCGTTTCCGCTAGCTGTCTGGCGGGAACGAAGCCGAATGTGGTGATCATCATGGCGGATGATCTGGGTGCGGAGAGCATCGGTTGTTATGGAACGACCGGTTTTCTTACACCGAACATCGATCGGCTGGCGGAGCAGGGCGCAATCTTGAACAATGCGTATGGAACCCCGTCGTGTTCTCCGAGCCGGTCGATGATTCTTACGGGGCTCTATACCAACAGGAGCGGGATTCTAGAGCGTCTGGGGAAGGGCACGCCGAATCGTTTGCCGGCGCATATTCCAACCTTTGGAGATTTATTTAAGGATCATGGCTACAAAACCGCGATTTCCGGTAAGTGGCACTTGGGAGGCTTTGACCTCTATCCGAATCAGCCGGTTGAGCATGGGTTTGATGACTATTTTCTGTTTTCCGATTACTATGAGGGGGTTGAGTATGAGCGGTATCGTGATCCTGTGATCTATGCCGATGGCCGTAGTAAGACGTATGAAGGATTATATGGTCCTGATCTGTTCTGTGACAGGATCTGTACCTTCATGGAGGAGAATAAGGAGCACCCGTTTCTTGCCTATTATCCGATGGTGCTGACCCATAAACCCTTTCACAAGCCGCCGCGGCTCGGCGGAGAGATCAAACACAACCTGCCGGATGATTGCGGAAACGATAATGATTCATTCGGTCTGATGGTTTCCTATGCGGATTTGATGGTTGGCCGCATTCTCGACAAGCTTGATGAGCTGGGTATTGCGGATCATACGATTGTGATCTTTACGGCGGATAATGGAACTCCGGCGGCAATCACCAGTCATATGGGTGATTTGGAAGTGCAGGGCGGTAAGCTTCATCTCAAAGAGTCCGGTTGGCGTATACCGTATATTATACGCTGGCCGGGGCGGGTTCCCCCCGGGCTGCGGGAGTCGTTCTTTACCCATGCCGATTTATTTCCGACACTGGCGGGACTGACGGGGCTGTCGATGACGTATACCGTTGACGGAATGGATCTTTCACACAATCTGTTCGGCACACCGGGCAAGGATCGCGACTTTGTCTATCTGGGGTGGGAAGGTGGATTATACATGGTGCGTGATCAGCGTTTTGAAATTCATGAAAACGGAACATTTTACCGGGTTCCCGTTTCCTCCAGTGCAGCGCGCTATAGCGAACATAAAGTGGACCCGGCAGCTTTCCCGGAAGCTTACGAACGTTTGAATGGTGCGATGCGGGAATACATGAAGGTTACCCAAATCGATGATTCCTACACCATTATTCCGTTTAAGGGGCACAAGAAATTCAGGGTGAACACTGCCTCGAAAGCCGGAAAAATTTCGACGAAAAGGGGAGCGTCCGAAAATCACCCCAAGCAGGCTCCATAG